The Pongo pygmaeus isolate AG05252 chromosome 11, NHGRI_mPonPyg2-v2.0_pri, whole genome shotgun sequence genome includes a region encoding these proteins:
- the ERFE gene encoding erythroferrone isoform X1 codes for MAPARRPAGARLLLVYAGLLAAAAGLGSPEPGAPSRSRAREEPPPGNELPRGPGESRAGPAARPPEPTAERAHSVDPRDAWMLFVRQSDKGVNGKKRSRGKAKKLKFGLPGPPGPPGPQGPPGPIIPPEALLKEFQLLLKGAVRQRERAEPEPCTRSPAGPVAASLAPVSATAGEDDDDVAGDVLALLAAPLAPGPRAPRVEAAFLCRLRRDALVERRALHELGVYYLPDAEGAFRRGPGLNLTSGQYRAPVAGFYALAATLHVALGEPPRRGPPRPRDHLRLLICIQSRCQRNASLEAIMGLESSSELFTISVNGVLYLQPFPESTCPLEQLLRSALPIFRLPEHLIPRPSTPGHHKPAEGPVQGGNGGQHSAQADAESPVTVGSQICYFPA; via the exons ATGGCCCCGGCCCGCCGCCCCGCCGGAGCCCGCCTGCTGCTCGTCTACGCGGGCCTGCTGGCCGCCGCCGCGGGCCTGGGGTCCCCGGAGCCTGGGGCGCCCTCGAGGAGCCGCGCCCGCGAGGAGCCGCCGCCCGGGAACGAGCTGCCCCGGGGCCCCGGGGAGAGCCGCGCGGGGCCGGCCGCCCGTCCGCCG GAGCCCACTGCTGAGCGTGCACATAGCGTCGACCCCCGGGACGCCTGGATGCTCTTCGTCAGGCAGAGTGACAAGGGTGTCAATGGCAAGAAGAGGAGCAGGGGCAAGGCCAAGAAGCTGAAG TTCGGCTTGCCAGGGCCCCCTGGGCCTCCCGGTCCCCAGGGCCCCCCAGGCCCCATCATCCCACCCGAGGCGCTGCTAAAGGAGTTCCAGCTGCTGCTGAAAG GCGCGGTGCGGCAGCGGGAGCGCGCGGAGCCCGAACCCTGTACGCGTAGCCCCGCCGGGCCGGTCGCTGCGAGCCTCGCCCCGGTCTCGGCCACCGCCGGGGAGGACGACGACGACGTGGCGGGGGACGTGCTGGCACTGCTGGCCGCGCCCCTGGCCCCGGGGCCGCGGGCGCCGCGCGTGGAGGCTGCTTTCCTCTGCCGCCTGCGCCGGGACGCGTTGGTGGAGCGGCGCGCGCTGCACGAGCTCGGCGTCTACTACCTG CCCGACGCCGAGGGTGCCTTCCGCCGCGGCCCGGGCCTGAACTTGACCAGCGGCCAGTACAGGGCGCCCGTGGCTGGCTTCTACGCTCTCGCCGCCACGCTGCACGTGG CGCTCGGGGAGCCGCCGAGGAGGGGGCCGCCGCGCCCCCGGGACCACCTGCGCCTGCTCATCTGCATCCAGTCCCGGTGCCAGCGCAACGC CTCCCTGGAGGCCATCATGGGCCTGGAGAGCAGCAGTGAGCTCTTCACCATCTCCGTGAATGGTGTCCTGTACCTGCAG CCCTTCCCCGAGAGCACCTGCCCGCTTGAGCAGCTGCTCCGCTCTGCACTCCCAATATTCAGACTCCCTGAGCACCTCATCCCGAGGCCCAGTACTCCTGGCCACCACAAGCCCGCTGAGGGACCAGTGCAGGGAGGGAATGGAGGCCAGCACTCTGCCCAGGCTGACGCCGAGTCCCCTGTGACTGTGGGAAGCCAGATATGTTATTTTCCTGCCTAA
- the ERFE gene encoding erythroferrone isoform X2: MAPARRPAGARLLLVYAGLLAAAAGLGSPEPGAPSRSRAREEPPPGNELPRGPGESRAGPAARPPEPTAERAHSVDPRDAWMLFVRQSDKGVNGKKRSRGKAKKLKFGLPGPPGPPGPQGPPGPIIPPEALLKEFQLLLKGAVRQRERAEPEPCTRSPAGPVAASLAPVSATAGEDDDDVAGDVLALLAAPLAPGPRAPRVEAAFLCRLRRDALVERRALHELGVYYLPDAEGAFRRGPGLNLTSGQYRAPVAGFYALAATLHVALGEPPRRGPPRPRDHLRLLICIQSRCQRNASLEAIMGLESSSELFTISVNGVLYLQMGQWTSVFLDNASGSSLTVRSGSHFSAVLLGV, translated from the exons ATGGCCCCGGCCCGCCGCCCCGCCGGAGCCCGCCTGCTGCTCGTCTACGCGGGCCTGCTGGCCGCCGCCGCGGGCCTGGGGTCCCCGGAGCCTGGGGCGCCCTCGAGGAGCCGCGCCCGCGAGGAGCCGCCGCCCGGGAACGAGCTGCCCCGGGGCCCCGGGGAGAGCCGCGCGGGGCCGGCCGCCCGTCCGCCG GAGCCCACTGCTGAGCGTGCACATAGCGTCGACCCCCGGGACGCCTGGATGCTCTTCGTCAGGCAGAGTGACAAGGGTGTCAATGGCAAGAAGAGGAGCAGGGGCAAGGCCAAGAAGCTGAAG TTCGGCTTGCCAGGGCCCCCTGGGCCTCCCGGTCCCCAGGGCCCCCCAGGCCCCATCATCCCACCCGAGGCGCTGCTAAAGGAGTTCCAGCTGCTGCTGAAAG GCGCGGTGCGGCAGCGGGAGCGCGCGGAGCCCGAACCCTGTACGCGTAGCCCCGCCGGGCCGGTCGCTGCGAGCCTCGCCCCGGTCTCGGCCACCGCCGGGGAGGACGACGACGACGTGGCGGGGGACGTGCTGGCACTGCTGGCCGCGCCCCTGGCCCCGGGGCCGCGGGCGCCGCGCGTGGAGGCTGCTTTCCTCTGCCGCCTGCGCCGGGACGCGTTGGTGGAGCGGCGCGCGCTGCACGAGCTCGGCGTCTACTACCTG CCCGACGCCGAGGGTGCCTTCCGCCGCGGCCCGGGCCTGAACTTGACCAGCGGCCAGTACAGGGCGCCCGTGGCTGGCTTCTACGCTCTCGCCGCCACGCTGCACGTGG CGCTCGGGGAGCCGCCGAGGAGGGGGCCGCCGCGCCCCCGGGACCACCTGCGCCTGCTCATCTGCATCCAGTCCCGGTGCCAGCGCAACGC CTCCCTGGAGGCCATCATGGGCCTGGAGAGCAGCAGTGAGCTCTTCACCATCTCCGTGAATGGTGTCCTGTACCTGCAG ATGGGGCAGTGGACCTCCGTGTTCTTGGACAACGCCAGCGGCTCCTCCCTCACAGTGCGCAGTGGCTCCCACTTCAGTGCTGTCCTCCTGGGCGTGTGA
- the KLHL30 gene encoding kelch-like protein 30: MVRNMDDLDFHLPSHAQDMLDGLQRLRSQPKLADVTLLVGGRELPCHRGLLALSSPYFHAMFAGDFAESFSARVELRDVEPAVVGQLVDFVYTGRLTITQGNVEALTRTAARLHFPSVQKVCGRYLQQQLDAANCLGICEFGEQQGLLGVAAKAWAFLRENFEAVAREDEFLQLPRDRLVTCLASDLLQVQPEQSRLEALLRWVRHDPQARAAHLPELLSLVHLDAVPRPCVQQLLASEPLIQESEACRAALSQGHDGAPLALQQKLEEVLVVVGGQALEEDEAGEEPTPRLGNFAFYNSKAKRWMALPDFPDYHKWGFSLAALNNNIYVTGGSRGTKTDTWSTTQAWCFRLKEASWKPVAPMLKPRTNHASAALNGEIYVIGGTTLDVVEVESYDPYTDSWTPVSPALKYVSNFSAAGCRGRLYLVGSSACKYNALALQCYNPVTDAWSVIASPFLPKYLSSPRCAALHGELYLIGDNTKKVYVYDPGANLWQKVQSQHSLHENGALVPLGDALYVTGGRWQGMEGDYHVEMEAYDTVRDTWTRHGALPRLWLYHGASTVFLDVSKWTQPFSPTQEH; the protein is encoded by the exons ATGGTGCGGAACATGGATGACCTGGATTTCCACCTGCCCTCTCATGCCCAGGACATGCTGGACGGCCTGCAGCGGCTGCGCTCTCAGCCCAAGCTGGCCGATGTCACACTGCTGGTGGGCGGCCGGGAGCTGCCATGCCACCGTGGCCTCCTGGCGCTCAGCAGCCCCTACTTCCATGCCATGTTTGCGGGTGACTTCGCTGAGAGCTTCTCTGCGCGTGTGGAGCTGCGGGACGTGGAGCCAGCTGTGGTGGGACAACTGGTGGACTTCGTGTACACAGGCCGGCTGACCATCACGCAGGGCAACGTGGAGGCGCTGACACGCACGGCTGCGCGCCTGCACTTCCCCTCGGTGCAGAAGGTCTGCGGCCGCTACCTGCAGCAGCAACTGGATGCTGCCAACTGCCTGGGCATCTGTGAGTTTGGGGAGCAGCAAGGGCTGCTGGGCGTGGCTGCCAAAGCCTGGGCCTTCCTGCGAGAGAACTTTGAGGCTGTGGCACGTGAGGACGAGTTCTTGCAGCTTCCTCGAGACCGGCTGGTCACTTGTCTGGCCAGCGACCTGCTGCAGGTGCAGCCGGAGCAAAGCCGACTCGAGGCCCTGCTGCGCTGGGTGCGCCATGACCCGCAGGCCCGGGCCGCCCACCTGCCCGAGCTGCTCAGCCTAGTGCACCTGGACGCCGTGCCCAGGCCCTGCGTGCAGCAACTGCTGGCCTCAGAGCCCCTGATCCAGGAGTCAGAGGCATGCCGGGCAGCCCTGTCCCAGGGCCATGATGGG GCACCACTCGCCCTCCAGCAGAAGCTGGAGGAGGTCCTGGTGGTGGTAGGCGGGCAGGCGCtggaggaggatgaggcaggtgagGAGCCCACCCCCCGCCTTGGGAACTTCGCCTTCTACAACAGCAAGGCCA AGAGGTGGATGGCACTTCCAGACTTCCCCGACTACCACAAGTGGGGTTTCTCCCTGGCGGCCCTGAACAACAACATCTATGTCACAG GTGGCTCTCGGGGCACAAAGACAGACACCTGGTCAACCACCCAGGCCTGGTGCTTCCGCCTGAAGGAGGCCTCCTGGAAGCCTGTGGCGCCCATGCTGAAGCCCCGCACCAACCACGCCAGCGCGGCCCTCAATGGGGAGATCTACGTCATCGGCG GCACCACCCTGGACGTGGTGGAGGTGGAGAGCTACGACCCCTACACGGACAGCTGGACGCCCGTCAGCCCGGCCCTCAAATACGTCAGCAACTTCTCGGCCGCCGGCTGCCGGGGCCGGCTCTACCTGGTGGGCTCCAGCGCCTGCAAGTACAACGCCCTGGCCCTGCAGTGCTACAACCCTGTCACAG ATGCGTGGAGTGTGATCGCCTCGCCCTTCCTGCCCAAGTACCTGTCCTCGCCGCGCTGCGCCGCACTGCACGGGGAGCTCTACCTCATCGGGGACAACACCAAGAAGGTCTACGTGTATGACCCCGGGGCCAACCTGTGGCAGAAG GTGCAGTCCCAGCACAGCCTGCATGAGAACGGCGCGCTGGTGCCACTGGGTGATGCGCTGTACGTGACGGGCGGCCGCTGGCAGGGCATGGAAGGTGACTACCACGTGGAGATGGAGGCCTACGACACAGTTCGGGACACCTGGACCCGCCACGGCGCCCTGCCCCGGCTCTGGCTCTACCACGGGGCCTCCACTGTCTTCCTGGATGTCTCCAAGTGGACCCAGCCCTTCAGCCCCACCCAGGAGCACTAA